In Mycolicibacterium phocaicum, one DNA window encodes the following:
- a CDS encoding hemerythrin domain-containing protein: MASHALKSPSDVIDLLTDQHEQIKALFTETLVLAGDERARSFRDLRRLLAVHETAEEEIVHPRAKQKLPGGEKVVDARLEEEHEAKKLLAELESLDVDSKEFTGKLTKLRDAVLAHAEHEEKEEFAKLGTELSQQELERMGEIAKLAEAVAPTRPHPGVESAAANLIAGPFAAMLDRVRDVISSVR; the protein is encoded by the coding sequence GATCAGCACGAGCAGATCAAGGCACTGTTCACCGAGACCCTGGTGCTGGCCGGCGACGAGAGAGCGAGGTCGTTCCGGGATCTGCGCCGGCTCCTCGCGGTGCACGAAACCGCTGAGGAGGAGATCGTGCATCCGCGGGCGAAGCAGAAGCTCCCCGGCGGAGAGAAGGTCGTCGATGCCAGGCTGGAAGAAGAGCACGAGGCGAAAAAGCTTCTGGCCGAGCTGGAGTCACTCGACGTCGACAGCAAGGAGTTCACCGGCAAGCTGACGAAACTCCGCGACGCCGTGCTCGCGCACGCCGAGCATGAGGAGAAGGAAGAGTTCGCCAAACTCGGGACCGAGCTGTCGCAGCAGGAACTCGAACGCATGGGTGAGATCGCCAAACTCGCCGAAGCGGTGGCACCGACCCGGCCGCATCCCGGCGTGGAGTCCGCGGCTGCGAACCTCATCGCCGGGCCGTTCGCCGCGATGCTGGACCGGGTACGGGACGTGATCTCGAGCGTCCGCTGA